The following proteins are co-located in the Festucalex cinctus isolate MCC-2025b chromosome 15, RoL_Fcin_1.0, whole genome shotgun sequence genome:
- the rpl37 gene encoding large ribosomal subunit protein eL37, whose protein sequence is MTKGTSSFGKRRNKTHTLCRRCGSKAYHLQKSSCGKCGYPEKRKRKYNWSAKAKRRNTTGTGRLRHLKVVYRRFRNGFREGTTPKPRRAAVAASSSS, encoded by the exons ATG ACGAAGGGAACATCCTCATTCGGTAAGCGCAGGAACAAGACGCACACCCTGTGCCGTCGTTGTGGCTCCAAAGCCTACCACCTGCAGAAGTCCTCCTGCGGAAAGTGTGGTTACCCCGAGAAGCGCAAGAGAAAGT ACAACTGGAGCGCAAAGGCTAAGAGGAGGAACACCACCGGCACCGGTCGTCTGAGGCATCTCAAGGTTGTGTACCGTCGATTCAG GAATGGTTTCCGGGAAGGTACCACCCCCAAACCCAGACGCGCTGCGGTGGCCGCCTCCAGCTCCTCctaa